A portion of the Cololabis saira isolate AMF1-May2022 chromosome 17, fColSai1.1, whole genome shotgun sequence genome contains these proteins:
- the LOC133464109 gene encoding double homeobox protein 4-like protein 4 encodes MSGRVTLPAGAADDARPGASSSSSSRSASRRKRTSFSKEHVELLRTTFETDPYPGISLRESLSQTTGLPESRIQVWFQNRRARTLKCKGAKKALWQSESPGHAAFPPAHRGPQGPPPAYPAQVKQELEEGSYYDPRPPAYPAPEERAQYGPVYGPLDGGASPPLRPYWAQPGPATPPWCQSPLEMRCYGSSRDALAYPGYPGYPGHVASSTSSSTPDTPDSGYWDLSLENSPALEGPYARPEESWSSPEQPEQPEQPEQPELAPLPVLSLQEILSELDEVWMDGCSARDQAAS; translated from the exons ATGTCGGGCCGCGTCACGCTCCCTGCCGGGGCTGCAG ATGATGCCCGACCCGGggcctccagctccagctcctcccGCAGCGCCAGCCGCAGGAAGAGGACCAGCTTCTCCAAGGAGCACGTGGAGCTGCTGCGGACGACCTTCGAGACCGACCCGTACCCGGGCATCAGCCTCCGGGAGAGCCTGTCCCAAACCACCGGGCTGCCGGAGTCACGCATCCAG gtgtggttccagaaccgaAGAGCTCGCACCCTGAAGTGTAAAGGAGCCAAGAAAGCCCTGTGGCAATCGGAGAGCCCGGGCCACGCGGCGTTCCCCCCGGCCCACCGGGGGCCCCAGGGGCCCCCGCCCGCCTACCCGGCCCAGGTGaagcaggagctggaggagggcaGCTACTAcgacccccgcccccccgcgtACCCCGCCCCGGAGGAGCGCGCTCAGTACGGCCCCGTGTACGGGCCGCTGGACGGCGGGGCCAGCCCGCCGCTGAGGCCCTACTGGGCTCAGCCGGGCCCCGCCACGCCCCCCTGGTGCCAGTCCCCCCTGGAGATGAGGTGCTACGGCTCCAGCCGGGACGCCCTGGCGTACCCGGGGTACCCGGGGTACCCGGGGCACGtggcctcctccacctcctcctccacccccgACACGCCCGACTCGGGCTACTGGGACCTGAGCCTGGAGAACAGCCCGGCCCTGGAGGGCCCGTACGCCCGGCCGGAGGAGTCCTGGAGTTCTccggagcagccggagcagccggagcagccggagcagccgGAGCTCGCCCCGCTGCCCGTGCTGTCCCTGCAGGAGATCCTGTCGGAGCTGGACGAGGTCTGGATGGACGGCTGCTCCGCCCGGGACCAAGCAGCCTCATAA
- the tmem254 gene encoding transmembrane protein 254, with the protein MAKSDGNEYFKRTHLFWIVSVTLAFAYFTVIVFAPEKLPLESLGVFGSFCTYLVDNYAALMYKGWCASVGIHALESCVALMICSNKGINDTATRGLWFLQTFLFGYASLGLLVRYDPRRPKQH; encoded by the exons ATGGCTAAAAGTGATGGAAACGAGTATTTTAAAAGGACCCACCTCTTCTGGATCGTGTCCGTGACACTGGCGTTTGCATATTTCACT GTCATCGTGTTTGCGCCGGAGAAACTCCCGTTGGAATCTCTCGGCGTGTTCGGCAGCTTCTGCACATACCTGGTGGACAACTATGCAGCCCTGATGTACAAAGG GTGGTGCGCGTCCGTCGGTATTCATGCCCTGGAATCCTGTGTGGCTTTAATGATCTGCAG CAACAAAGGCATCAACGACACGGCCACTCGCGGCCTGTGGTTCCTCCAGACCTTCCTGTTCGGCTACGCCTCCCTGGGCCTGCTCGTCCGCTACGACCCGCGCCGCCCCAAGCAGCACTGA